A genome region from Marasmius oreades isolate 03SP1 chromosome 5, whole genome shotgun sequence includes the following:
- a CDS encoding uncharacterized protein (BUSCO:EOG09263HK2), producing MASKASSSTQSSQTKFIKPASKRITKLKVESLNNGVDGSGKRLNPLNAFVNLPLSQPKFFISQTSMSTKAKGKAKEKEREVIDVDALSGNETEGLPFGTEDDRLWIDIYEPTTESELAVHVRKVEGVRRWLNEALDGGPSGKLRQYRRVLVLTGPAGTAKTSTVKALSREMDFELLEWKNAMNDPLDGNGFDSDSIVASSPRLTTSDYDYESSYTKFEAFLTRAASCKNVFSSSAPSTKRRIILLEDLPNLGHLDTRAKFHNALKAIVETLNPNPVPIVIIVSDSGIRGEAGDERLASGMWKKDQDGALDVYSVLSKELLNGQFVTQLRFNPIAPTLLKKALQTLLNTHYSSAPKGIRKSPITTQLLDVVVDSANGDIRSAIMTLQFACIRFGNQQNSKSKSRKNSKLEAEVLMESITRREQSLVLFHLMGKVLYNKRKGDPPAPSATARDIKRDEEVDRGLVDPPSLPLHSREHERKASRVDIDRIYADSPIDSSLFSLYIHQNYPQFTDNVDQCHGVADWLSWTDSSGGEAWYQVNPHRFHLLALGTLHSLPTPVQRRSQRVFKPEFFNVLQKEKEAWEGVKDVRSWIIHRTVAKKESDDWSGPLGWDISRWSPSLIATELAAVLKIRDGHRSGRPPSSHRLFSALKFVKPALSAGSSAQQLGENEGGMEDEALETIAEREEGGLWNEEHQDNLRENVGGWLDSDDIEEF from the exons ATGGCGTCCAAGGCTTCAAGCTCAACGCAATCAAGTCAAACGAAATTCATCAAGCCAGCTTCAAAGAGAATAACAAAACTTAAAGTAGAATCGTTGAATAACGGGGTAGATGGGTCTGGAAAACGGCTGAatccattgaatgca TTTGTCAACCTACCCTTGTCTCAACCCAAATTTTTTATATCACAAACCTCGATGTCAACCAAGGCGAAAGGGAAAgccaaggagaaggagagagaagtCATAGACGTGGATGCATTGAGTGGAAACGAGACAGAAGGGCTACCTTTTGGAACTGAAG ATGACCGTTTGTGGATCGATATATACGAACCGACGACAGAG AGCGAGCTAGCTGTACACGTCAGGAAGGTTGAAGGCGTACGACGGTGGTTGAATGAAGCATTAGACGGAGGTCCTTCTGGAAAACTGAGACAGTATCGA AGGGTTCTGGTGTTAACTGGTCCTGCAGGAACGGCGAAAACAAGTACAGTCAAAGCTTTGAGTCGCGAAATGGACTTTGAGTTACTAGAATGGAAGAACGCGATGAACGATCCGCTCGATGGAAATGGCTTTG ACAGTGACTCCATAGTCGCTTCCAGCCCCCGCCTAACAACTTCTGATTATGATTATGAAAGCTCTTACACCAAGTTCGAGGCTTTCCTCACCCGAGCTGCCAGTTGCAAAAACGTTTTTTCATCGTCAGCACCGTCGACTAAACGGAGAATTATACTACTAGAGGATCTTCCCAATCTCGGACATTTGGACACGCGAGCAAAGTTCCACAACGCTCTGAAGGCGATTGTTGAAACTCTGAATCCAAATCCGGTTCCCATCGTTATCATTGTCAGTGACTCTGGGATACGAGGAGAGGCAGGGGACGAAAGGTTAGCAAGTGGCATGTGGAAGAAGGATCAGGACGGAGCTCTCGATGTGTATTCTGTTCTTTCTAAGGAATTATTGAATGGTCAATTTGTCACGCAGCTCAG ATTTAACCCAATAGCGCCGACGCTACTGAAGAAAGCTCTTCAAACGCTACTCAATACACATTACTCATCAGCGCCAAAAGGAATTCGCAAGTCTCCCATCACGACCCAACTTCTTGACGTGGTGGTTGATTCTGCCAATGGTGACATACGAAGTGCTATCATGACTCTTCAATTTGCTTGTATACGGTTCGGAAATCAACAGAACTCGAAATCAAAAAGCCGCAAGAACTCGAAATTAGAAGCTGAGGTGCTTATGGAAAGCATCACTCGAAGAGAACAGAGTTTGGTTTTGTTCCATCTCATGGGAAAGGTTCTGTATAATAAAA GGAAAGGCGACCCTCCCGCTCCGTCGGCAACTGCGAGAGATATCAAAAGAGACGAGGAAGTCGATCGTGGACTAGTAGACCCGCCCTCGCTACCACTGCATTCAAGAGAGCATGAGAGGAAAGCGAGCAGAGTAGACATTGAC CGCATATACGCCGATTCGCCCATCGACTCTTCCTTGTTTTCACTTTACATTCACCAAAATTATCCTCAATTCACCGACAACGTCGATCAGTGCCACGGAGTTGCCGACTGGCTGAGCTGGACTGATTCTAGTGGTGGCGAAGCT TGGTACCAAGTCAACCCTCACCGTTTCCATCTTCTAGCGTTGGGAACGTTGCATTCCCTGCCTACGCCTGTGCAACGGCGGTCTCAGAGGGTATTCAAACCCGAATTCTTTAATGTTTtacagaaggagaaagaggctTGGGAGGGCGTGAAAGACGTGAGGTCTTGGATTATACATCGGACAGTGGCAAAAAAGGAGAGCGATGACTGG AGTGGACCGTTAGGATGGGATATCAGTCGATGGAGCCCTTCGTTGATTGCGACTGAGCTAGCTGCAGTGTTGAAGATCCGAGACGGCCACCGATCCGGTCGACCTCCATCGTCACATAGGCTGTTTTCGGCCCTCAAGTTCGTTAAACCTGCTCTTTCTGCAGGTTCCTCTGCACAACAATTGGGAGAGAATGAAGGTGGGATGGAAGACGAGGCGCTTGAAACAATTGCTGAGCGTGAAGAAGGCGGGCTGTGGAACGAGGAACATCAAGACAATTTGCGAGAAAACGTTGGCGGTTGGCTAGATAGCGATGACATTGAAGAGTTCTGA
- the CYP1 gene encoding heme binding, producing the protein MGDSVVFETSLGDIQFELYWEHAPKTCKNFAELSKRGYYSGVVFHRIIPDFMIQGGDPTGTGRGGTSIYGQRFEDEIHPELRFTGAGILAMANSGPNTNGSQFFITLAPTPYLDNKHTIFGRVSAGMRVVQRLGAVAVDAQDRPREDVKIHKSRTI; encoded by the exons ATGGGAGATTCTGTCGTATTCGAAACTAGTTTAGGGGACATTCAATTCGAGCTGTATTGGGAGCATGCACCCAAG ACATGTAAAAACTTCGCAGAACTCTCCAAGCGTGGCTACTACAGCGGCGTCGTTTTCCACCGTATCATCCCA GATTTCATGATACAAGGTGGTGATCCGACAGGAACTGGGAGAGGCGGGACGAGTATCTATGGGCAGAGGTT CGAAGATGAGATACATCCAGAACTCAGATTCACTGGTGCAGGGATTCTGGCCATGGCAAATTCAGGTCCAAACACCAATG GCTCTCAGTTCTTTATCACGCTTGCGCCAACGCCATACTTGGATAACAAACATACGATCTTTGGACGAGTGAGTGCTGGAATGCGCGTAGTGCAGAGGTTGGGTGCGGTCGCTGTAGATGCTCAGGATCG GCCTCGTGAAGACGTCAAAATACACAAATCGCGCACTATCTGA